From the Populus nigra chromosome 13, ddPopNigr1.1, whole genome shotgun sequence genome, the window ACTATTATGCaagtggagagtgaattataattaattatctacTATTCACTTGCAGAATAGTAGAGAGTCTCTCCATTGTTTACTAGACCAAACTAGTTTTGACCCAGACCAAAATAGTGAGGTCAGGTTCGGCCCAATttcataaatagaaaagaagttTTGTTGGGCCGACATCAGCCTAACTCCTATTTTAAACTGGTGTTGGCCCAATTTTTTTTGGCCGACATGGGCCTGTTTTAGACAGGTGTTGGCCGAACATATGTTCAAATAGTCACAGTTTTGCGTGCTCACAAGGGAATACCTATAACCATTCATTTTCAAAGTCAAGACACGAGTGTTCATGAAGTATACGTATCATCATTCATTTTCCAAGTCAAGACCGACTCTTGAATTAATTGTATGAGAAAGGATTTATAAATTCCACAACGAATAAATCAAACCTCTCTTCcattaattgcttttttgttaTTGCAAAAGTATTTTTCCACCTTCTTATTTTCGCcatgcttttttaattttcaatccaatCAGTCTTTTAATTATCTGTTGTCAATTTTTACTCAGTCTTTTGTACTGTTTTGatgtcttatattttttttttagtttaatgtgggtgtccgggccagcttatgTGCActtcgactaattccacggtcctgaagttaacgaccatgtaagcctccaatggTCATCATATAAGCAATCATAAGGCTCGAATCTGAGActacagagggagcaaacctcttagtctcaagctcttaccactaggccaccacctagatggttatttcttatatttattatatgtatgatagtttctcagtttttttggatttggaaatttttttcttggttgctgGAAGAACGACTCTGTGACCGTATCCTTCATGTATCAAATTTCCAGCACTTATTTTACATCAACCACTTGCAGGTCATGAGCCCCCTGTTCTTTTGCTTTCCGACGAATATAATCTTTCAttcatcaaaaaatcaaaagaagaagaaattatattTACCTCAGCCATGAATGACTTTTTCTCGGCTGCGAAGAGCCCAAGACCTCAAATTTGCAGTTTATAAAATCAACTGAAGAGCTTATTTCAATGTTTATTTGTGCATTATTAGATAAATATATCAGAGTAGGACAATATTGTGTAATCTTCTATCTCATCATAccgcacaaaaaaaaagatcaagtaAAAGTTGAGAGTGCTCAGTTTTTGCACAACATTTATTTACAGTACAAGTTGCTTGAACAAAACAGGCACTTAAACAGGTTTTGACTGTTTGTTTCTGAAGGGCCACGCcagaagattaaaaaacaaatatcaaagaaattttatttatttgactaCTTAAAGAACCTGGACATGATCCACATTACTCCCGTTTAATGTTAATTTCAACCTATGTCACAAGTCACAACTGCTTCGAAGAAAATAATACGAAAGTACTATTTCGAGGAAAGTATACTTTTCCAACTTTTCCAATTCAACATATCGTGTCTCATATATATATCAGCTAGCTAACCCTCTCCATCTCTACAACCACCCATCTCGCAGACTAGCTCGCTCTCTACACATACCAAGACATACATTTGATCCCCTAAAAATCTCAGGTTTCTTTCGTGTCAAAAATGGGGTCTCAAGGAAAGGCTCGATACTTGACAATAATAGTACTCCTTGTAACCATTATTTTGTTATCATGTTCTAACCTTACTGTGATAGCAAGAATAGAGAAGAGCGATCCATGCATATATAACCCCAATGATCCTAAGTGCAGACCCGGTGAACCAGCTGCAGCTCAAAGGTTTGATGGGGGGAGGAGTTAGGAGAGGTGGTTTGACCTAATCGTATGATGAATGATCAGTAATCGTTTATCCTTGTATTAGCCAAGAAGGAAGGCATGTTCTACTTAATTTATCCATGGTAATTATTTGTGTGTCCTCCTTCGCTGGTTTAGGTTACTTCCTAGCTATTGCCATGTTTTCTTTTCCCGAGCTTTTTGGCGTATGCACCCATTAATTCTTCACCTTGCTTTGATTTGCCAACGTTATGCTATTAATAGAGTATTGTgtatttacaagttttttttagaagtcGACATACTTGTATTGGGGAAGTCGACATACTTAATATCTTTGATTTGCCAATGATATCATAGCCAGCAAAATGAGCAAACCTGATACCAAATATAGCAACTGATCATAACCTTACCAGTTTGAGTAAAATCCAAAGATATTACGTACTGGTGCAAATGTTGTGATAACATCAAACAGCAAAACAACAGCTGAGGAATTGAAGGCAGGAAAGCAGCAACCCAGAATAACAACAGCGGTCTTGGGTGTGATTCTGGAAGGTCGTATACGAATAAGGAAGaagaaatcaacaaagataattgcAATATGTTCAAAATCAACATGCCTGCAACCTGTAATATTTGCACATTCACTTTTGATATTATGTTTAAAGTTCACAAAGGGTACTGTGCTTTTCCGTTTGCACATTGTTTGATGCATCTGTTCCACTATCTTCTTCAAACtagacaagaaaaaaactacaagcaTATTTCCAAGGATTGACTAACAAGCATATATAAGTAACTGGacatttgattttcttctccaGAAATGATTATAGAGAAAATAGTTGTTGACTCCACAAATAGCAGGTGATTATCTACAGCATTTTTAGTCGAACTTCATATGTAAACTTCATAACCTTAGTCTGGGAAGCAATTCAGCTCTAACTCACAGATTCTATTGAAGTTCCTCTGAACTTCAAATTTATGACCCTAAGAACGCATCGACCTTAGCATTTGTTCTCCTTGACAAAAACTTCATGCAAATGGGAGGTTTTACTCCTGCTAGAGCAAGTATCGAACTAGGCAAAGTCCATATCCCGTCCCCGCAAATCAAACCAGAAGCCACTGCTGGCCCAAAAGCATCTGCCTTTGCCTTGTCAATCTTTTCCCAGATAAATAGAATCAAGCTTCCCACACACATGTCGATGGCAAAGTATGAGCCAATATAGAAAGGTATAGCCATTGCCATTGGATTGGGAATGAACCTAGCCCGTTTCTTACCCAACACATCCTTGATCAAATTTATCAGAATAGCTGCACCGAAGAACCAATAACAAAGATAGAGACAATTCTTTGGTAGAGAGGAGAATCCTTCTACCCCCAATATAGCCATGTTTCGAAATACAGTAGCATAAGGAGCAGGGTATTGACTTCCAGGAGTCCCAAGATCCTTGAAGGCcttaaaaaaaagccaaaatacACACGGGGAAATCATGCAACCCATTGCAGTGCCAATTAGTTGGCTCACAAACATGGAACGTGGTGAAGAAAGGGTCAAATAACCAGTCTTGAAATCTTGAGATAGGTCAGAGGCTGTGGAGACAATATTCATCATGACTCCACATGCCGCTAGTCCTGCAAGAACTCCACCATGAGAGGCACCAGCCCATGCCCCAATTACAAAAATTGCAAGTGTCCCATAGGTGGAAGCAAGGGACCAATCAGTGAGTCCACAACCATAAGCATTACAGAATGCAAGGGCTGGGGCAAAGATGTAGATAACCAATATGTAATACCATTTCAGTTCAGGAAATATATGCGGAACGGTGGTTGTAGAAATGGCAGCAATTGTGACATAACCTGCAACAGCAAACCATGTTGGAATTTGATCTTTGAGAAAGAGGTGGGTGCGACGTTGCTCATCATAGGAGATCCTGGATGTCTCGGGAGAGGAACGGTCAGCAACAGGCAGAGCACCAGTTGCATCTCTCCCACGAAGTTGAAAAAACAATGCAGCGAGTGTTCGGCTTAGAACCTTGAAGAAGTTGTACAGACCGTCACCCAAGATCAAGGCAGTGGCAATAAATACCTGTGTTCAATGCATAAGCGTTGGTATGAAAGAAAAGGCTTcaagaaaatgttaaaaatcatGTAATGGGCATTCTTGTCACCTTAACCTTGTTAGAAAACTTACCTTGTAACCTTGGAGGCCATGTAAGCTGCCAGGTTTGAGGTCTGCTGGATACCAGTCACCCTTTTTTGTATCTATGAGAGGCCACATGAGACCCCAGGAAAGAATTCCTCCAAGCAATACTGATATGTTTATGATATATGGGCAAATCATTCCAACTCCAACATATGTTGctgagaaatcaaagaaaaatctgCACATGTAACAAGAACATTATTAGTCAAAGATACCACAACAAATTTGAAACAGAATGCCATAATAAATGGAACTACATTCAACAAGAAGAGAGGATTTTGGAAGATTGAGTAATGCTTTTACTTGTTTTCATGTGCTTTAAGACCAAGTGAGGGGAACTCAGCGAATCCACAACCATCTCCTGCAGTGTAGAACCATTGAAAGAAACCCCACAAGAAGCTGAATGAGAAGAACTTGCCCAACACTCTCACTTGTTTCCTGTAACAGTAGAATAACAAAGTTCGATACTCTTTCATGTCTAATGATCATCCATATAAGTGCATGAGGTCTCATAATGCCTTACTTTGCTAGCTTGGCTCCTGCAGGAGTGTGGAAGCTGTTGATGAGATGGGCAGTTGCAGTGCCACTTGGATATGTCAATTTGAAGTCTATAATCATGACCTGGAAATAACCAGGGTAACAATGAGGATTAGTTTTTGGCAAAATCAATACACTAGGCAAAAATGTAAAATGCAGAGAAAAGTTTTATATTTCCTATAATCATATAAAGAAATTGAATGCTGATATAGGTTGTAAAGTCTACCTTTCGAAGAGGCACCGCCGAAAAGAGTCCAAGAAAGctaacaacaaacaaaaagccAATCATCCAAGACAGAGATGGATTTTTAAAGGCATCACTATGTTCAGTTAATTGTTTGGCCACGGTTTCACTCATTCCAAACAGATAACTCCCAAAGCCTCCTATTATAAGgaaacaaggaaaaaattatagaatGGAAACCATTGGTACAAAAATCAACAAGTTTAATATCATCATAAGCATAATCACAAATTACCCGTTTCATTACAATAATTAATTCAGTTTCGAAACAAGTTTGGCAAGTAATCAGGCTTTTCTTGACTATTTGGATAAGTTAGAAATATAATGTATTCATCTTGACATTATGTTAATGATTCACAGTTAAAGAAAAGGTTTGATTAATAACTCAAGCTCACAACTAGCATTCTAGAAACAGATATTATTcacattttcctttcttttactaATGGAGAAGAATTCTTTTTCCACAAATCAGAAAATTGTTATAAGACTTCCTGACACAAATCTGAACTTAGTAAGTCATCCATATCCAGCGCATATGAATTGAACTGTCAAAAAAGTATCTGTCAAGTGACATACCAGCTGCACCCCTAACATTATCACACTCCAGGAGACAGAGATAGATTTTTTCATGTCTCTAATGGTAAGTTCAAGTGTTGATTAGTTTAGCAAAACTTCACAAGTGGTAGTCATAAAGCCTCAATTTTGATTTGTCTCTCAAAGACTTTAGGCAGTAAGAGATTCTTTGTCTTCAAGGATCATGCAAATCTACTCACATCTGAGATAAAAGGGATCCAGAGAGAGAAAAATGGTTGCCTTATCATGTAATCT encodes:
- the LOC133670972 gene encoding probable metal-nicotianamine transporter YSL7, whose amino-acid sequence is MERNGRDETKVENGYNLEDDHDHRKKDKKEEQEEELSVERIFENQEVPSWRNQLTLRALVVSFVLSTLFCVIVMKLNLTTGIIPSLNVSAGLLGFFFIKTLTKFLEKSGLLKQPFTRQENTVIQTCVVASSGIAFSGGFGSYLFGMSETVAKQLTEHSDAFKNPSLSWMIGFLFVVSFLGLFSAVPLRKVMIIDFKLTYPSGTATAHLINSFHTPAGAKLAKKQVRVLGKFFSFSFLWGFFQWFYTAGDGCGFAEFPSLGLKAHENKFFFDFSATYVGVGMICPYIINISVLLGGILSWGLMWPLIDTKKGDWYPADLKPGSLHGLQGYKVFIATALILGDGLYNFFKVLSRTLAALFFQLRGRDATGALPVADRSSPETSRISYDEQRRTHLFLKDQIPTWFAVAGYVTIAAISTTTVPHIFPELKWYYILVIYIFAPALAFCNAYGCGLTDWSLASTYGTLAIFVIGAWAGASHGGVLAGLAACGVMMNIVSTASDLSQDFKTGYLTLSSPRSMFVSQLIGTAMGCMISPCVFWLFFKAFKDLGTPGSQYPAPYATVFRNMAILGVEGFSSLPKNCLYLCYWFFGAAILINLIKDVLGKKRARFIPNPMAMAIPFYIGSYFAIDMCVGSLILFIWEKIDKAKADAFGPAVASGLICGDGIWTLPSSILALAGVKPPICMKFLSRRTNAKVDAFLGS